The following proteins come from a genomic window of Miscanthus floridulus cultivar M001 chromosome 2, ASM1932011v1, whole genome shotgun sequence:
- the LOC136535624 gene encoding uncharacterized protein isoform X1 has protein sequence MGFGVLQLMDFIARRAFLGAGLQPHTISLPAATSSDTGGGGASGQRAINIHYWAPPGEPRLPPLLLIHGFGPMATWQWRRQVGPLSRHFHVVAPDLLCFGASSCGSPAPSESAQAAALATLLDALPGLAAGARVAVVGTSYGGFVAYALARAAGLGRVGPVVISNSDLLKTADDDRALLQRAGPGFARTADLLMPLDSRGARRLMELSFYRRQAITLLPDFVIGQAVQQLFTDKREEKIELMKAINVGTDEFQLTPLPQDVLLIWGDHDQIFPLEKAFAVKRCLGANVKLEIVEKTGHVPQMEDPDRFNKVVLDFLLASQKPSSTQHAR, from the exons ATGGGCTTCGGCGTCCTCCAGCTGATGGACTTCATCGCGCGCCGCGCGTTCCTCGGTGCCGGCCTCCAACCCCACACCATCTCTCTCCCCGCCGCCACCTCGTCCGatacgggcggcggcggcgcatcgGGGCAGCGCGCCATAAACATCCACTACTGGGCGCCGCCGGGGGAGCCGCGGCTCCCTCCGCTGCTGCTCATCCACGGCTTCGGGCCCATGGCCACCTGGCAGTGGCGGCGGCAGGTGGGCCCGCTGTCCCGCCACTTCCACGTCGTCGCCCCGGACCTCCTCTGCTTCGGAGCCTCCTCATGCGGCTCCCCGGCGCCGTCCGAGTCCGCGCAGGCCGCCGCGCTCGCCACGCTGCTGGACGCGCTCCCGGGCCTCGCGGCGGGCGCCCGCGTGGCCGTCGTCGGCACCAGCTACGGCGGGTTCGTGGCCTACGCCCTGGCGCGCGCGGCGGGGCTCGGCAGGGTCGGCCCCGTGGTGATATCCAACTCCGACCTGCTCAAGACGGCCGACGACGACAGGGCGCTCCTCCAGCGCGCCGGCCCCGGGTTCGCGCGCACCGCTGACCTGCTCATGCCGCTGGACTCGCGCGGCGCGCGGCGGCTCATGGAGCTGTCCTTCTACCGGAGGCAGGCCATCACCTTGCTGCCCGACTTCGTGATCGGACAGGCCGTGCAG CAACTTTTCACGGATAAAAGGGAGGAGAAGATTGAACTGATGAAGGCAATCAATGTCGGCACTGACGAGTTCCAACTGACACCCTTGCCTCAG GACGTTTTGCTCATCTGGGGAGACCACGATCAGATATTTCCCTTGGAAAAGGCATTCGCCGTCAAGAG GTGTTTAGGAGCGAATGTTAAATTGGAAATCGTCGAGAAAACCGGCCACGTGCCTCAGATGGAGGACCCGGATCGGTTCAACAAGGTCGTCTTGGATTTCTTACTTGCATCACAAAAGCCTTCTTCGACTCAGCATGCTCGGTAG
- the LOC136535622 gene encoding guanine nucleotide-binding protein alpha-1 subunit isoform X2: MSVLTCVIESMGSSCSRSHSFDETEAAENAKSADIDRRILQETKAEQHIYKLLLLGAGESGKSTIFKQIKLLFQTGFDEAELKSYTSVIHANVYQTIKILYEGAKELAQVEHDSSKYVLSPDSQEIGEKLSEIGVRLDYPSLNKERVQDVRKLWQDPAIQETYSRGSILQVPDCAQYFMENLDRLSEVDYVPTKEDVLHARVRTNGVVETQFSPLGESKRGGEVYRLYDVGGQRNERRKWIHLFEGVNAVIFCAAISEYDQMLCEDETKNRMMETKELFDWVLKQRCFEKTSFMLFLNKFDIFERKIQKVPLSVCEWFKDYQPIAPGKQEVEHAYEGSF; encoded by the exons ATGTCTGTGCTTACCTGTGTGATTGAAAGCATGGGTTCATCCTGTAGCAGATCCCATTCCTTCGACGAGACTGAAGCAGCTGAAAATGCAAAG TCTGCAGATATCGACCGGAGGATTTTGCAAGAAACAAAGGCCGAGCAACACATCTACAAGCTCTTACTTCTTG GTGCTGGAGAATCAGGGAAGTCTACAATATTTAAACAA ATAAAGCTCCTTTTCCAAACTGGCTTTGACGAGGCAGAGCTTAAGAGCTACACGTCAGTCATCCATGCGAATGTGTATCAGACAATTAAA ATATTATATGAGGGAGCTAAAGAGCTAGCCCAAGTGGAACATGATTCCTCAAAATATGTTTTATCTCCAGATAGTCAG GAGATTGGAGAAAAACTATCAGAAATTGGTGTCAGGTTGGATTACCCATCGCTGAACAAAGAACGTGTACAGGATGTAAGAAAACTATGGCAAGATCCAGCCATTCAG GAAACTTACTCTCGAGGAAGTATTCTGCAAGTCCCAGACTGTGCACAGTACTTCATGGAAAATTTGGACAGATTATCTGAAGTAGATTATGTACCAACGAAG GAGGACGTGCTTCATGCAAGAGTACGGACAAATGGTGTGGTAGAAACTCAGTTTAG CCCTCTAGGAGAGAGCAAAAGAGGCGGAGAGGTCTATAGGCTATACGATGTAGGAGGCCAGAGAAACGAGAGAAGGAAATGGATCCATCTTTTTGAAGGTGTTAATGCTGTAATATTCTGTGCTGCCATTAGCGA GTACGATCAGATGTTATGTGAGGATGAGACGAAAAACAGAATGATGGAGACTAAAGAGCTCTTTGATTGggtgctaaagcaaagatgtttcGAG AAAACCTCATTCATGTTATTTCTCAACAAATTTGACATATTTGAGAGAAAAATACAAAAG GTTCCTTTAAGTGTGTGTGAGTGGTTTAAAGATTACCAGCCCATCGCACCTGGCAAACAGGAGGTGGAACATGCCTATGA GGGATCATTTTGA
- the LOC136535627 gene encoding ylmG homolog protein 2, chloroplastic-like, with translation MASPNADPAQQHHASTPPLLLAVRHLPFPSVHRTRTLPGPDVLTPLARRLEELASAAAAHPLLKPLFAAHSHLSSFSQGRRRLVVARRATLLSGEHCFAAVLGDSVAGLVVSNGINNFLNLYNTVLVVRLVLTWFPNTPPAIVAPLSTICDPYLNIFRGIIPPLGGTLDLSPILAFIVLNAFTSTAAALPAELPSSAVAQHHQRTAAPSSSAPLEVTSNQRKWMRRMRSQKSQGEGGDH, from the exons ATGGCCTCCCCCAACGCCGACCCGGCTCAGCAGCACCACGCCTCGACGCCGCCACTCCTCCTCGCCGTACGCCACCTGCCGTTCCCCAGCGTCCACCGGACACGCACGCTCCCCGGCCCCGACGTCCTCACCCCTCTCGCCCGCCGCCTCGAGGAGCTCGCGTCCGCGGCGGCCGCCCACCCGCTCCTGAAGCCGCTCTTCGCCGCCCACTCCCACCTCTCTTCCTTCTCCCAG GGCAGGaggcggctggtggtggcgcggcGTGCGACGCTGCTGTCTGGGGAGCACTGCTTCGCGGCGGTGCTCGGGGACTCGGTGGCCGGGTTGGTGGTGTCCAACGGCATCAACAACTTCCTCAACCTTTACAACACGGTGCTCGTCGTCAGGCTCGTGCTCACCTGGTTCCCAAACACGCCGCCCGCCATCGTCGCGCCTCTCAG CACGATATGTGACCCGTACTTGAACATCTTCCGGGGCATCATCCCGCCGCTCGGGGGAACGCTGGACCTGTCGCCTATCCTCGCTTTCATCGTCCTCAACGCCTTCACCAGCACGGCCGCCGCGCTTCCGGCGGAGCTCCCAAGCTCGGCAGTTGCACAGCATCACCAGAGGACTGCTGCTCCATCCAGCTCGGCACCGCTTGAGGTGACGTCCAACCAGAGGAAATGGATGCGGAGAATGCGGTCACAGAAGTCACAGGGAGAAGGTGGTGATCACTAG
- the LOC136535624 gene encoding uncharacterized protein isoform X2 encodes MGFGVLQLMDFIARRAFLGAGLQPHTISLPAATSSDTGGGGASGQRAINIHYWAPPGEPRLPPLLLIHGFGPMATWQWRRQVGPLSRHFHVVAPDLLCFGASSCGSPAPSESAQAAALATLLDALPGLAAGARVAVVGTSYGGFVAYALARAAGLGRVGPVVISNSDLLKTADDDRALLQRAGPGFARTADLLMPLDSRGARRLMELSFYRRQAITLLPDFVIGQAVQQLFTDKREEKIELMKAINVGTDEFQLTPLPQSLLSTL; translated from the exons ATGGGCTTCGGCGTCCTCCAGCTGATGGACTTCATCGCGCGCCGCGCGTTCCTCGGTGCCGGCCTCCAACCCCACACCATCTCTCTCCCCGCCGCCACCTCGTCCGatacgggcggcggcggcgcatcgGGGCAGCGCGCCATAAACATCCACTACTGGGCGCCGCCGGGGGAGCCGCGGCTCCCTCCGCTGCTGCTCATCCACGGCTTCGGGCCCATGGCCACCTGGCAGTGGCGGCGGCAGGTGGGCCCGCTGTCCCGCCACTTCCACGTCGTCGCCCCGGACCTCCTCTGCTTCGGAGCCTCCTCATGCGGCTCCCCGGCGCCGTCCGAGTCCGCGCAGGCCGCCGCGCTCGCCACGCTGCTGGACGCGCTCCCGGGCCTCGCGGCGGGCGCCCGCGTGGCCGTCGTCGGCACCAGCTACGGCGGGTTCGTGGCCTACGCCCTGGCGCGCGCGGCGGGGCTCGGCAGGGTCGGCCCCGTGGTGATATCCAACTCCGACCTGCTCAAGACGGCCGACGACGACAGGGCGCTCCTCCAGCGCGCCGGCCCCGGGTTCGCGCGCACCGCTGACCTGCTCATGCCGCTGGACTCGCGCGGCGCGCGGCGGCTCATGGAGCTGTCCTTCTACCGGAGGCAGGCCATCACCTTGCTGCCCGACTTCGTGATCGGACAGGCCGTGCAG CAACTTTTCACGGATAAAAGGGAGGAGAAGATTGAACTGATGAAGGCAATCAATGTCGGCACTGACGAGTTCCAACTGACACCCTTGCCTCAG TCTCTACTGTCTACTCTGTAA
- the LOC136535622 gene encoding guanine nucleotide-binding protein alpha-1 subunit isoform X1 has translation MSVLTCVIESMGSSCSRSHSFDETEAAENAKSADIDRRILQETKAEQHIYKLLLLGAGESGKSTIFKQIKLLFQTGFDEAELKSYTSVIHANVYQTIKILYEGAKELAQVEHDSSKYVLSPDSQEIGEKLSEIGVRLDYPSLNKERVQDVRKLWQDPAIQETYSRGSILQVPDCAQYFMENLDRLSEVDYVPTKEDVLHARVRTNGVVETQFSPLGESKRGGEVYRLYDVGGQRNERRKWIHLFEGVNAVIFCAAISEYDQMLCEDETKNRMMETKELFDWVLKQRCFEKTSFMLFLNKFDIFERKIQKVPLSVCEWFKDYQPIAPGKQEVEHAYEFVKKKFEELYFQSSKPDRVDRVFKIYRTTALDQKLVKKTFKLIDESMRRSREGT, from the exons ATGTCTGTGCTTACCTGTGTGATTGAAAGCATGGGTTCATCCTGTAGCAGATCCCATTCCTTCGACGAGACTGAAGCAGCTGAAAATGCAAAG TCTGCAGATATCGACCGGAGGATTTTGCAAGAAACAAAGGCCGAGCAACACATCTACAAGCTCTTACTTCTTG GTGCTGGAGAATCAGGGAAGTCTACAATATTTAAACAA ATAAAGCTCCTTTTCCAAACTGGCTTTGACGAGGCAGAGCTTAAGAGCTACACGTCAGTCATCCATGCGAATGTGTATCAGACAATTAAA ATATTATATGAGGGAGCTAAAGAGCTAGCCCAAGTGGAACATGATTCCTCAAAATATGTTTTATCTCCAGATAGTCAG GAGATTGGAGAAAAACTATCAGAAATTGGTGTCAGGTTGGATTACCCATCGCTGAACAAAGAACGTGTACAGGATGTAAGAAAACTATGGCAAGATCCAGCCATTCAG GAAACTTACTCTCGAGGAAGTATTCTGCAAGTCCCAGACTGTGCACAGTACTTCATGGAAAATTTGGACAGATTATCTGAAGTAGATTATGTACCAACGAAG GAGGACGTGCTTCATGCAAGAGTACGGACAAATGGTGTGGTAGAAACTCAGTTTAG CCCTCTAGGAGAGAGCAAAAGAGGCGGAGAGGTCTATAGGCTATACGATGTAGGAGGCCAGAGAAACGAGAGAAGGAAATGGATCCATCTTTTTGAAGGTGTTAATGCTGTAATATTCTGTGCTGCCATTAGCGA GTACGATCAGATGTTATGTGAGGATGAGACGAAAAACAGAATGATGGAGACTAAAGAGCTCTTTGATTGggtgctaaagcaaagatgtttcGAG AAAACCTCATTCATGTTATTTCTCAACAAATTTGACATATTTGAGAGAAAAATACAAAAG GTTCCTTTAAGTGTGTGTGAGTGGTTTAAAGATTACCAGCCCATCGCACCTGGCAAACAGGAGGTGGAACATGCCTATGA GTTTGTAAAAAAGAAGTTTGAGGAGCTCTACTTCCAAAGCAGCAAACCTGACCGTGTCGACCGAGTGTTCAAGATCTACAGAACAACAGCCCTGGATCAGAAACTTGTAAAGAAGACATTCAAGCTGATCGACGAGAGCATGAGGCGCTCCAGAGAAGGAACTTGA
- the LOC136535620 gene encoding copper-transporting ATPase PAA2, chloroplastic-like, producing MATAATISLLQHVRPPASGGSLLPLQRLRPVHCRPSAPASHHSLQRRLRLRLPTRDAPAARPRATADPSPASTALDAAAGEGTSGAVTALLDVSGMMCGGCAARVRAILAADPRVETAAVNLLAESAAVRLRAPAPPGAGEELAARLTECGFPATARRGGAATGAGESARKWREMAARKEELLARSRGRVAFAWTLVALCCGSHASHILHSLGIHIGHGTFLDLLHNSYVKCGIATAALLGPGRDILFDGFRAFKQGSPNMNSLVGFGSAAAFAISAVSLLNPELEWNSTFFDEPVMLLGFVLLGRSLEESARLKASSDMNELISLLSPQSRLIVTSSSDDPSADTSLNYDAITVEVPVDDVRVGDSILVLPGETIPVDGNVIGGSSFVDETMLTGESLPVAKETGLPVFSGTVNWDGPLKIRATCTGPSSTIAKIVRMVEDAQAREAPVQRLADSIAGPFVYTVMTLAAATFSFWYYIGTHVFPEVLFNDIAGPDGDSLLLSIKLAVDVLVVSCPCALGLATPTAILIGTSLGAKRGLLIRGGDVLERLAGIDALVLDKTGTLTEGKPVVTSIASLAYEETEILRLAAAVEKTALHPIANAIMNKAELLKLDIPITSGQLTEPGFGCLAEVDGSLVAVGTLDWVHDRFETKASPTELRDLRNRLESMLSSEASSSNQSKSIAYVGREGEGIIGAIAISDILREDANLTVERLQQESITTFVLSGDRQEAVASIGRTIGIRDENIKSSLTPQDKASIISTLQGKGHRVAMVGDGINDAPSLAAADVGIAMRTHSKENAASDAASVVLLGNRLSQVVDALSLSKATMAKVHQNLVWAVAYNIIAIPIAAGVLLPQYDFAMTPSLSGGLMALSSIFVVSNSLLLQLHGSFLNTEKRQADLSSRLN from the exons ATGGCGACCGCTGCCACCATCTCCCTCCTACAGCACGTCCGACCTCCAGCTTCGGGCGGTAGTCTTCTCCCCCTCCAGCGCCTCCGCCCTGTTCACTGCCGGCCCTCGGCGCCAGCCTCCCACCACTCCCTCCAGCGCCGTCTCCGTCTCCGCCTCCCCACGCGCGACGCACCCGCGGCCCGGCCCCGCGCCACGGCCGACCCATCGCCCGCCTCGACCGCGCTCGACGCGGCGGCTGGGGAGGGGACCTCCGGCGCCGTCACCGCGCTGCTCGACGTGAGCGGCATGATGTGCGGCGGCTGCGCGGCGCGGGTGCGGGCCATCCTGGCGGCGGACCCGCGGGTGGAGACGGCGGCGGTCAACCTCCTCGCCGAGTCCGCCGCGGTGCGGCTgcgggcgccggcgccgccgggcGCCGGCGAGGAGCTCGCGGCCAGGCTCACGGAGTGCGGGTTCCCCGCCACGGCGCGCCGAGGCGGCGCGGCCACGGGCGCCGGGGAGAGCGCGCGCAAGTGGAGGGAGATGGCGGCCAGGAAGGAGGAGCTCCTGGCGCGGAGCCGGGGCCGAGTCGCGTTCGCGTGGACGCTCGTCGCGCTCTGCTGCGGCTCGCACGCGTCCCACATCCTGCACTCGCTCGGTATCCATATCGGCCACG GAACGTTTTTGGATCTGTTGCATAATTCTTATGTGAAATGTGGCATTGCTACAGCTGCTCTGCTTGGGCCTGGAAGAG ATATACTGTTTGATGgttttagagcattcaagcaaggTTCCCCCAACATGAACTCTCTAGTAGGATTTGGCTCTGCAGCTGCATTTGCTATCAGTGCA GTGTCCTTGCTGAACCCTGAGTTGGAGTGGAATTCAACCTTTTTTGATGAACCG GTCATGCTTCTTGGATTTGTACTTCTTGGGCGATCTCTTGAAGAAAGTGCAAGGCTTAAGGCATCCAGTGATATGAATGAGCTCATT TCACTGTTATCACCTCAGTCGAGGTTAATTGttacttcctcaagtgatgacccTTCCGCCGACACTAGTTTGAATTATGATGCAATCACTGTCGAGGTTCCTGTTGATGATGTCCGTGTTGGAGACTCAATATTGGTCCTGCCAGGAGAAACTATACCTGTAGAT GGGAATGTTATTGGAGGATCAAGTTTTGTTGACGAAACAATGCTTACTGGAGAGTCCTTGCCTGTAGCCAAGGAGACTGGGCTTCCTGTATTTTCAGGAACTGTGAACTGG GATGGCCCGCTAAAGATCAGAGCAACATGTACTGGACCATCATCAACAATAGCTAAGATAGTCCGCATG GTTGAGGATGCCCAGGCACGTGAAGCTCCTGTTCAAAGGCTTGCAGATTCCATTGCAGGACCATTTGTGTATACTGTTATGACGTTGGCTGCAGCAACCTTTTCCTTCTG GTATTACATTGGCACGCACGTATTTCCAGAGGTTCTTTTCAATGATATTGCTGGCCCAGATGGGGATTCATTACTTTTGAGTATAAAGCTTGCTGTGGATGTACTA GTTGTTTCCTGTCCTTGCGCACTTGGATTAGCTACACCTACAGCTATCTTAATAGGAACTTCCCTAG GTGCTAAAAGAGGGTTACTTATTAGAGGAGGTGATGTTTTAGAGCGTTTGGCTGGAATAGATGCTCTTGTGCTTGATAAA ACAGGGACACTTACAGAAGGAAAACCAGTAGTTACTTCTATTGCTTCTCTGGCATATGAGGAGACAGAGATTCTTCGTCTTGCTGCTGCAGTAGAGAAAACAGCATTGCACCCAATTGCAAATGCTATAATGAACAAGGCTGAACTACTCAAGCTAGATATTCCGATCACAAGTGGTCAGCTTACAGAGCCTGGATTTGGCTGTTTGGCGGAAGTAGATGGGAGTTTAGTTGCAGTAGGCACTTTGGATTGGGTGCATGATCGTTTTGAAACTAAAGCATCGCCAACTGAACTGAGAGACCTTAGAAACCGGCTGGAGTCTATGTTGTCAAGTGAAGCATCATCATCAAATCAGTCGAAGTCAATTGCTTACGTTGGTCGTGAAGGAGAAGGAATTATAGGTGCTATTGCTATATCAGATATTTTACGAGAAGACGCAAACTTAACTGTGGAGAG GTTGCAGCAGGAAAGCATTACAACGTTTGTACTGTCAGGGGATAGGCAAGAAGCAGTGGCGAGCATCGGGAGGACTATTGGAATCAGGGATGAAAACATAAAGTCTTCCCTAACTCCGCAAGACAAAGCAAGCATTATATCAACTTTGCAAGGGAAGGGACACAGAGTTGCAATG GTTGGTGATGGAATAAATGATGCACCGTCTTTGGCTGCTGCAGATGTTGGAATAGCCATGCGAACTCACTCAAAGGAGAACGCTGCCTCTGATGCAGCTTCAGTTGTTCTATTAGGCAACAGACTTTCTCAG GTGGTAGATGCGCTATCCCTGTCAAAGGCAACGATGGCAAAAGTTCACCAAAATTTGGTCTGGGCAGTGGCATATAACATAATAGCCATTCCAATTGCTGCTGGAGTGTTACTGCCACAATATGATTTCGCCATGACACCATCTCTCTCAG GGGGATTGATGGCCCTCAGCTCCATCTTTGTCGTCAGCAATTCTTTGCTTCTGCAGCTGCATGGGTCGTTTCTGAACACAGAAAAACGGCAGGCTGATCTGAGCTCAAGATTAAACTGA